In Arthrobacter sp. SLBN-112, a genomic segment contains:
- a CDS encoding cytosine permease, whose protein sequence is MSPDTMRAAESSVAEDRGYRDSLTKIEPYGIEHIPDVERHGKPRSQFFLWFAAGMNFPIVVLGFSATYFGLPFWAAALAIILAGVTSSAGMGYLSAMGVRLGVPQQMQGRGPLGFIGNLFPVAYVNVFAGIGWAAVTVILGGKAIALLTDIPFWLSSLILMGIQLGVAVIGYNLIHFLQRILSFVLVVGFVFITIVAAANGRVETDFNPAAKGFDGVGGWIIFFGWFFSFIVAWMPFASDYSRYLPNTAGNRRGAGWATMLGNFVTLVWMGILGTLLGTTTTASDSIGALKELMGPWAAVGLGVVALSSFTQNFLNVYGGAISIQTMGVPVKRHTAVVFICVASYLVAQWGQTGFNEGFTAFLNLTAYCIAPYVAVLVCDYLFGGRRTERGLRELFDKSRKFEWGFVAWAAGVALSSPFWMSSIYTGPIAAAVPEMGDLSYYVGAAVATGVYFATHRRRRLSGLQMLDRSPAAQTL, encoded by the coding sequence ATGAGCCCAGATACCATGCGTGCTGCCGAAAGCAGCGTCGCCGAAGACCGCGGTTACCGCGACAGCCTCACCAAGATCGAGCCCTACGGCATCGAGCACATCCCCGACGTCGAACGCCACGGCAAACCCCGTTCCCAGTTCTTCCTGTGGTTTGCCGCCGGAATGAACTTCCCCATCGTCGTGCTGGGCTTCAGCGCCACATATTTCGGCCTGCCCTTCTGGGCCGCGGCCCTGGCGATCATCCTTGCCGGCGTAACCTCTTCGGCGGGAATGGGATACCTGTCAGCGATGGGAGTCCGGCTGGGCGTCCCGCAGCAGATGCAGGGCCGAGGACCACTTGGGTTCATCGGCAACCTTTTCCCCGTGGCCTACGTAAACGTCTTCGCCGGGATCGGCTGGGCAGCCGTTACCGTCATCCTCGGCGGCAAAGCCATCGCCCTGCTCACCGACATCCCCTTCTGGCTCTCCTCACTGATCCTGATGGGAATCCAGCTCGGCGTGGCCGTCATCGGCTACAACCTGATCCACTTCCTGCAGCGAATCCTGTCCTTTGTCCTTGTGGTCGGCTTCGTCTTCATCACCATCGTGGCAGCGGCCAACGGACGCGTCGAAACTGATTTCAACCCAGCCGCGAAGGGCTTTGACGGCGTCGGAGGGTGGATCATCTTCTTCGGCTGGTTCTTCTCCTTCATCGTCGCCTGGATGCCCTTCGCCTCCGACTACTCCCGCTACCTCCCCAACACCGCCGGGAACAGGCGCGGCGCCGGCTGGGCCACCATGCTCGGCAACTTCGTCACCCTTGTCTGGATGGGCATCCTCGGAACCCTTCTGGGAACGACGACCACGGCGTCCGACAGCATTGGCGCCCTGAAGGAACTCATGGGTCCCTGGGCCGCTGTCGGCCTCGGCGTCGTCGCACTGTCCTCATTCACCCAGAACTTCCTCAACGTCTACGGCGGCGCCATCTCCATCCAAACCATGGGTGTACCCGTCAAGCGCCACACGGCCGTCGTCTTCATCTGCGTGGCCTCGTACCTCGTGGCGCAGTGGGGCCAGACAGGCTTCAACGAAGGCTTCACGGCGTTCCTCAACCTCACCGCATACTGCATCGCCCCCTACGTTGCGGTCCTGGTCTGCGACTATCTGTTCGGAGGCCGACGCACAGAACGAGGTCTGCGTGAACTCTTCGATAAGAGCCGAAAGTTTGAATGGGGCTTCGTGGCCTGGGCGGCCGGCGTAGCGCTTTCCTCCCCGTTCTGGATGTCCTCGATCTACACTGGCCCTATCGCCGCCGCTGTTCCGGAAATGGGTGACCTGTCTTACTACGTCGGAGCCGCCGTCGCAACCGGCGTCTACTTCGCCACCCACCGCCGCAGGCGCCTCTCAGGGCTGCAAATGCTCGACCGCAGCCCCGCAGCACAGACGCTGTAG
- a CDS encoding amino acid synthesis family protein: MMNDQGLGIRKIVYYSEEILLENGLSPAVPAVRATAAAVVANPWLGGGAADDLGEEVVQLAPVLARKLTDLLAGNLGGVEAIEAFGKAALVGTDGEIEHGAALIHTPFFGNLVREYFEGESIICFADDRGDAGASLVVPLWHKNAAATRSHYQTISTRIGDAPGPGEIVVVLGASTGPRPHSRIGDRLTDPVVKADTLGELVS; this comes from the coding sequence ATGATGAACGACCAAGGGCTCGGCATCCGCAAGATTGTGTACTACAGCGAGGAAATCCTGCTCGAAAACGGCCTCTCCCCCGCCGTTCCAGCAGTCCGTGCAACCGCGGCCGCCGTTGTTGCCAACCCTTGGTTGGGTGGTGGCGCGGCCGACGACCTCGGCGAAGAGGTAGTTCAGCTCGCCCCGGTGCTTGCCCGTAAACTGACCGACCTCCTGGCCGGCAACCTCGGCGGCGTGGAGGCCATCGAGGCGTTCGGCAAGGCGGCACTCGTCGGCACCGACGGCGAAATTGAGCACGGTGCTGCCCTTATCCACACCCCATTCTTTGGCAACCTCGTCCGCGAGTATTTCGAAGGCGAATCCATCATATGCTTCGCCGACGACCGCGGCGACGCGGGCGCTTCGCTCGTTGTGCCCCTCTGGCACAAGAACGCCGCCGCCACACGCTCGCATTATCAAACCATCAGCACCCGCATCGGTGACGCCCCCGGCCCGGGAGAGATCGTCGTCGTCCTCGGCGCATCAACCGGCCCCAGGCCGCACTCCCGCATTGGGGACCGGCTCACCGATCCCGTCGTCAAAGCAGACACCCTAGGAGAACTAGTTTCATGA
- a CDS encoding GntR family transcriptional regulator gives MQGNVEVVSDAADRDGLLDRIRRLVLGGEFPPGAVLPEAFLAQEFEVSRTPIREALKQLQHEGLVEIRPKVGTFVREPTRREIIELFQLKESLEGLAASLLARRGEVKELSILRRNLEQSEMTSLTHDTDAYARLVHEFHWTIVRGSDNSKLVEHYERLMNQLAYQRLVLRTVEHPGRLEASTREHRAVLDMIEHKDPFGAESAMRNHVHASSREALTYPVEDGRN, from the coding sequence ATGCAAGGCAATGTCGAAGTAGTGAGTGATGCAGCTGACCGGGATGGACTTCTTGACCGGATACGCCGGCTCGTCCTGGGAGGAGAATTTCCTCCAGGCGCAGTTCTTCCGGAGGCCTTCCTGGCGCAGGAGTTTGAGGTGAGCCGGACCCCCATCCGGGAAGCACTCAAGCAGCTTCAGCACGAAGGACTGGTCGAGATCCGCCCGAAAGTGGGCACCTTCGTGCGGGAGCCCACCCGGAGGGAGATCATCGAACTCTTCCAGCTCAAAGAGTCTTTGGAGGGGCTGGCTGCTTCCCTGCTCGCCCGCCGCGGTGAGGTCAAGGAACTCTCGATTCTGCGGCGAAACCTTGAGCAGTCCGAAATGACATCCCTCACCCATGACACAGATGCCTATGCCCGGCTGGTCCACGAGTTTCACTGGACGATTGTCCGCGGCTCGGATAACAGCAAGCTCGTTGAGCACTACGAGCGGCTCATGAACCAGCTCGCCTACCAGCGGCTGGTGCTGCGCACGGTCGAACATCCGGGCAGGCTCGAAGCCTCCACCCGCGAACATCGCGCAGTACTGGACATGATCGAGCATAAGGACCCCTTCGGGGCCGAATCAGCCATGCGGAACCACGTTCACGCTTCATCCAGAGAGGCCCTAACTTACCCGGTCGAGGACGGCCGGAACTGA
- a CDS encoding alpha/beta fold hydrolase — protein MSRARIALIHGVGLDGSMWGPLREFLEPEFDIQIIELLGHGSRGQAAPEGVTLAGLADDVAERLQPRTHVVGFSLGALVAQHLARFRPDLVASLVSVGSVCDRTAEEHTAVMTRLASAEFDFPATVEASILRWYPEGSPVPAEIVQATRDVLLRNDPRSFLACYRVFATADAEIAPELPRISVPAHAVTGELDPGSTPEMSARLAAAIPGCTYSVISGARHMMPVERPQELANELTAFIKEHSHVH, from the coding sequence GTGAGCCGCGCCCGCATCGCACTCATACACGGAGTCGGCCTTGACGGGTCGATGTGGGGGCCGCTCCGTGAATTCCTCGAACCCGAGTTCGACATCCAGATCATCGAACTCCTCGGCCACGGAAGCCGCGGCCAGGCCGCCCCGGAAGGGGTCACCCTGGCCGGGCTCGCTGATGACGTCGCGGAACGCCTCCAACCGCGAACCCACGTTGTGGGGTTCTCACTGGGCGCCCTCGTTGCCCAGCACCTGGCCCGCTTCCGGCCGGATTTGGTGGCCTCCCTGGTTTCGGTGGGATCGGTATGTGACCGGACAGCGGAGGAGCATACGGCGGTGATGACCCGGCTGGCCTCAGCCGAGTTCGATTTCCCCGCGACGGTGGAGGCCTCCATCCTTCGCTGGTACCCCGAAGGGTCCCCCGTTCCGGCCGAAATAGTCCAAGCAACGAGGGACGTCCTGCTCCGCAACGACCCCCGGTCCTTTCTGGCCTGCTATCGCGTCTTCGCGACCGCCGACGCGGAAATTGCGCCGGAGCTCCCGCGGATCAGCGTTCCCGCCCATGCCGTAACCGGCGAGCTGGACCCGGGATCTACGCCGGAGATGAGCGCCCGGCTCGCCGCCGCCATACCGGGCTGCACGTACTCCGTCATCAGCGGGGCCCGGCACATGATGCCCGTGGAACGTCCCCAAGAGCTCGCCAACGAACTGACAGCCTTCATCAAGGAGCATTCGCATGTCCACTGA
- a CDS encoding NAD-dependent succinate-semialdehyde dehydrogenase, producing the protein MAENATLTIDRETSLLASVPTGLLIDGEWVEASDGGTFDVHDPATGEVLATLASATSADAVAALDAADAVQASWARTPSRVRAEILRRAFDLVTERAEDFALLMTLEMGKPLAEARGEVAYGAEFLRWFAEETVRDYGRYLTTPEGKNKILVQHKPVGPCLLITPWNFPLAMATRKVAPAVAAGCTMVLKPAKLTPLTAQYFAQTMLDAGLPAGVLNVVASSSASGISGPLLKDSRLRKVSFTGSTPVGKRLMADAAHNVLRTSMELGGNAPFIVFEDADLDAAVEGAMAAKMRNMGEACTAANRFLVHDSVAAEFTAKFAAAMGTLATGRGTDPNTKVGPLIDGGARDDVHALVAAAVDAGAVAVTGGAPVDGPGYFYQPTVLANVPNNAAILGQEIFGPVASVTTFATEEDAIRLANNTEYGLASYLYSKDFNRLLRVAEQIEFGMVGFNAGVISNAAAPFGGVKQSGLGREGGTEGIAEYTTTQYIGIADPYAG; encoded by the coding sequence GTGGCTGAAAACGCAACTTTGACGATTGACCGAGAAACGAGCCTGCTGGCGTCCGTGCCCACCGGTTTGCTGATTGACGGCGAGTGGGTGGAGGCGTCCGACGGCGGCACGTTCGATGTGCACGATCCGGCCACCGGGGAGGTGCTCGCCACCTTGGCCTCCGCCACGAGCGCGGACGCGGTCGCCGCTCTTGATGCAGCTGACGCCGTCCAGGCGTCCTGGGCCCGGACCCCGTCCAGGGTACGGGCCGAGATCCTGCGCCGCGCCTTTGACCTGGTCACCGAGCGGGCCGAGGACTTCGCCCTGCTGATGACGTTGGAGATGGGCAAACCCCTGGCCGAGGCCCGCGGCGAGGTCGCCTACGGGGCGGAGTTCCTGCGCTGGTTCGCCGAGGAAACGGTCCGCGACTACGGCCGCTACCTCACCACCCCCGAGGGCAAGAACAAGATCCTGGTCCAGCACAAACCGGTCGGGCCCTGCCTGCTGATCACGCCGTGGAACTTCCCGCTGGCCATGGCCACCCGCAAGGTCGCCCCGGCCGTCGCCGCCGGCTGCACAATGGTCCTGAAACCCGCCAAGCTCACACCCCTCACCGCCCAGTACTTCGCCCAGACCATGCTGGACGCCGGCCTGCCCGCCGGTGTCCTGAACGTCGTCGCCTCCTCCTCCGCCTCCGGGATCTCCGGGCCGCTGCTGAAGGACTCCCGCCTCCGGAAGGTCTCCTTCACCGGCTCCACCCCCGTGGGCAAACGCCTCATGGCCGACGCCGCCCACAACGTCCTGCGGACCTCGATGGAGCTCGGCGGAAACGCCCCGTTCATCGTGTTCGAGGACGCCGACCTCGATGCCGCCGTAGAGGGAGCCATGGCCGCGAAGATGCGGAACATGGGCGAAGCCTGCACCGCCGCCAACCGCTTCCTGGTCCACGACTCCGTCGCCGCCGAATTCACCGCCAAGTTCGCCGCCGCCATGGGCACCCTGGCCACCGGCCGCGGCACCGACCCAAACACAAAGGTCGGCCCGCTCATCGACGGAGGCGCGCGCGATGACGTGCACGCTTTGGTGGCTGCCGCCGTCGACGCCGGGGCAGTGGCCGTCACCGGCGGGGCGCCCGTGGACGGGCCCGGCTACTTCTACCAGCCCACCGTCCTGGCCAACGTCCCCAACAACGCCGCGATCCTGGGCCAGGAAATCTTTGGCCCCGTCGCCTCGGTCACCACCTTCGCTACCGAAGAAGACGCCATCCGGCTCGCCAACAACACCGAATACGGGCTCGCCTCCTACCTCTACAGCAAGGATTTCAACCGCCTCCTCCGGGTAGCAGAACAAATCGAGTTCGGCATGGTCGGGTTCAACGCCGGCGTCATCTCCAACGCCGCAGCACCCTTCGGCGGCGTCAAACAATCAGGCCTCGGCCGCGAAGGCGGCACCGAAGGCATCGCCGAATACACCACCACCCAATACATCGGCATCGCAGACCCCTACGCCGGCTGA
- a CDS encoding ammonium transporter has product MDSGNVAWILASSALVCMMIPALALFYGGMVGSRRILNMMMMCFGGASLVAVLWALFGYSMAFGNSVGGLGLIGDVTEFPGMGQMLAKDDSASIPLILFAAFQLFFACVTTALVAGAAAGRMKFGAWMVFAGIWATVVYFPIAHWVFAFDSADGSTVGGWIANGIKAIDFAGGTAVHMNAGAAALALALVLGKSSGWPKMEHTKPHSRPLVLVGAGLLWVGWFGFNAGSALAAGQSAAVVFLNTAVAASAGLLAWALVERVRHGAATSMGAASGLIAALVAITPACGAVSPLGALAIGAIAGAVCSLAIEWKFRLGFDDSLDVVGVHLVGGILGTLLIGLFATDKAPNGVSGLFYGGGFDLLGVQAIATVSVLAYSFGITWLLAKILDKAMGGLRIKPEDELRGIDLAAHSELAYLTDEDPVELGSPQRV; this is encoded by the coding sequence ATGGATTCGGGAAATGTCGCTTGGATTTTGGCCAGCTCCGCGCTGGTATGCATGATGATCCCCGCCCTGGCCCTGTTTTACGGGGGCATGGTGGGGTCACGCCGCATTCTCAACATGATGATGATGTGCTTCGGCGGCGCCAGCCTGGTGGCCGTCCTCTGGGCACTGTTCGGCTACTCCATGGCCTTCGGCAACTCCGTGGGCGGCCTGGGCCTGATCGGTGACGTCACCGAATTCCCCGGCATGGGGCAGATGCTCGCCAAGGACGATTCGGCGTCCATCCCGCTCATCCTGTTCGCCGCATTCCAGCTGTTCTTCGCCTGCGTCACCACGGCGCTGGTTGCCGGGGCGGCAGCCGGCCGCATGAAGTTCGGCGCCTGGATGGTGTTCGCCGGCATCTGGGCCACCGTGGTCTACTTCCCTATCGCGCACTGGGTGTTCGCGTTCGACTCTGCGGACGGCAGCACGGTGGGCGGCTGGATCGCCAACGGCATCAAGGCCATCGACTTCGCCGGCGGCACCGCGGTGCACATGAACGCCGGCGCCGCCGCCCTGGCCCTGGCACTGGTCCTGGGCAAGAGCTCCGGCTGGCCGAAAATGGAACACACGAAGCCGCACAGCCGCCCGCTGGTCCTGGTGGGCGCAGGCCTTCTGTGGGTGGGCTGGTTCGGCTTCAACGCCGGCTCCGCACTCGCCGCCGGCCAGTCCGCGGCCGTGGTCTTCCTCAACACCGCCGTCGCCGCCTCGGCAGGCCTGCTCGCCTGGGCCCTCGTGGAGCGTGTCCGCCACGGCGCCGCCACCAGCATGGGCGCCGCGTCGGGCCTGATCGCCGCGCTGGTGGCCATTACCCCGGCCTGTGGCGCGGTCAGCCCGCTGGGTGCGCTGGCCATTGGTGCCATCGCGGGGGCCGTCTGCTCGCTGGCTATCGAATGGAAGTTCCGCCTGGGCTTCGACGATTCGCTCGACGTCGTGGGCGTCCACCTCGTCGGCGGGATCCTGGGCACCCTGCTGATTGGCCTCTTCGCCACGGACAAGGCCCCGAACGGCGTCAGCGGCCTGTTCTACGGCGGCGGCTTCGACCTGCTGGGCGTCCAGGCGATCGCCACCGTCAGCGTCCTGGCCTACTCGTTCGGCATCACCTGGCTCCTGGCCAAGATCCTGGACAAGGCCATGGGCGGCCTGCGCATCAAGCCCGAGGATGAACTGCGCGGCATCGACCTCGCAGCGCACTCCGAGCTTGCCTACCTTACCGATGAGGACCCGGTGGAACTGGGCTCGCCGCAGCGGGTCTAA
- a CDS encoding amino acid synthesis family protein: MSIRKIVTLTEDVLIEGGREVSPAARVAVVAAIVKNPWAGQGFVEDLSAGIDGNASDIGALLAPRVLEALGSPAEAYGKAAIVGLNGEIEHGSGLIHTLAFGNHFRDAANATTLLPAVEKRGPAGVVFDIPLKHITDATIRSHHQSIEVRINDAPHADEIVIALAAAAQGRPQQRLAAFSTEAK; this comes from the coding sequence ATGAGCATCCGTAAGATCGTCACCCTGACCGAAGACGTCCTCATTGAGGGAGGCCGGGAAGTCAGCCCGGCCGCAAGGGTCGCGGTCGTCGCGGCCATCGTCAAGAACCCGTGGGCCGGACAAGGCTTCGTCGAGGACCTTTCGGCGGGAATCGACGGGAACGCCTCCGACATCGGCGCCCTGCTCGCCCCCCGCGTACTCGAAGCCCTCGGCTCCCCAGCCGAAGCGTATGGAAAAGCTGCCATCGTGGGCCTCAATGGCGAGATCGAGCATGGTTCCGGACTCATCCATACCCTTGCATTCGGAAACCACTTCCGTGACGCCGCGAACGCAACCACGCTCTTGCCCGCGGTGGAAAAGCGCGGTCCGGCCGGTGTTGTCTTCGACATTCCACTCAAGCACATCACGGACGCGACCATCCGGTCACACCACCAGAGCATCGAGGTTCGGATTAACGACGCGCCGCACGCCGATGAAATCGTGATCGCCCTGGCTGCAGCAGCTCAAGGACGCCCCCAGCAGCGCCTGGCGGCCTTCAGCACCGAAGCGAAGTAA
- a CDS encoding flavin reductase — protein sequence MQQTLEPLITSAWLAAWDKGDLDALDRLAAVGYTRTSKATGATVDLAGLKSEIAAVREAFPDLRTTVDDVVEGDGTVAVFWTSTGTHTHEYLGVPATGLTVQTRGSNILALQDGKILQETVTWDGSELLAGLGIRPLRGIAAPAVPDDGELTELNPDLMKAFNRQFITGVTVVTTKEGDTPKGLAANSYCSVSLEPPLVLVCVQKTSSTYPALFSSSHLGINILGTEQLGTVKTFASKAPDKFAELDWHEGPKGSPLLDGSAASLEAEIQERFQAKTHTVFICRVRHAEIGETAPMVYKAGHFFNGAELAEL from the coding sequence ATGCAACAGACGCTCGAACCGCTTATCACGTCAGCTTGGCTCGCCGCTTGGGACAAGGGAGACCTTGATGCCCTGGACCGGCTGGCAGCTGTCGGCTACACGCGTACCAGCAAGGCGACGGGTGCAACCGTCGACCTCGCTGGCCTCAAGTCCGAGATCGCCGCAGTTCGGGAAGCCTTTCCCGACCTGCGCACGACGGTCGACGACGTCGTCGAGGGGGACGGCACCGTGGCCGTCTTCTGGACCTCCACCGGCACCCACACCCACGAGTACCTCGGCGTACCGGCCACCGGACTGACCGTCCAGACCCGCGGCTCAAACATCCTGGCCCTTCAGGACGGCAAGATCCTGCAAGAAACCGTGACCTGGGACGGCAGCGAACTGCTCGCGGGCCTCGGAATTCGCCCCTTGCGGGGCATCGCTGCCCCCGCCGTCCCAGATGATGGGGAGCTAACCGAGTTGAACCCGGATTTGATGAAGGCGTTCAACCGCCAGTTCATCACCGGAGTTACCGTCGTCACCACAAAGGAAGGGGATACCCCAAAGGGGCTGGCCGCCAACTCGTACTGCTCGGTCTCCCTGGAACCGCCGCTGGTGCTGGTCTGCGTCCAAAAGACATCCAGTACATATCCGGCACTTTTTTCTTCAAGCCACCTTGGCATCAACATCCTGGGCACAGAGCAGCTGGGCACGGTGAAGACTTTCGCCTCGAAAGCTCCGGACAAGTTCGCCGAGCTCGATTGGCACGAAGGGCCCAAGGGAAGCCCACTGTTGGACGGTTCCGCCGCTTCCCTTGAAGCTGAAATCCAGGAACGTTTCCAAGCCAAGACCCACACTGTCTTCATCTGCAGGGTCCGCCACGCGGAAATCGGCGAAACAGCGCCGATGGTCTACAAGGCCGGTCACTTCTTCAACGGCGCAGAACTCGCCGAACTTTAA
- a CDS encoding NUDIX domain-containing protein — MSTTTLERTGSEKDGPAVCPPREVVAVIVEWRQRIALFRRSQSVGHERGLWHCITGYVEAGVSPQQQALAELEEEAGLSPLDLAAFQTGEQLLISDKAGNPWLVHTYTAVSKRRRLTINEEHDAYRWTIPAKVSRFSNRVPWLDTVLQSTLLDSGTKAT; from the coding sequence ATGAGTACTACGACACTTGAACGGACTGGTTCAGAGAAGGACGGTCCCGCAGTCTGCCCGCCCCGAGAGGTTGTGGCTGTAATTGTTGAATGGCGCCAACGTATTGCCCTGTTCAGGCGCAGCCAGTCCGTTGGACACGAGCGCGGCCTCTGGCACTGCATCACCGGGTACGTCGAGGCGGGCGTATCTCCACAGCAACAGGCCCTGGCTGAACTCGAGGAAGAAGCAGGTCTTAGCCCGCTGGATCTCGCTGCCTTCCAGACCGGGGAACAGCTTTTGATATCCGACAAAGCAGGCAACCCGTGGCTGGTCCATACTTACACCGCCGTCAGCAAGCGCCGCCGATTAACGATCAATGAGGAGCATGATGCTTACCGCTGGACCATTCCCGCCAAGGTAAGCCGCTTCTCCAACCGGGTTCCCTGGCTGGACACCGTCCTCCAAAGCACGCTCCTGGACAGCGGCACAAAGGCAACATGA
- a CDS encoding riboflavin kinase: MMNVIEGTVEPGDQRGRLLGFPTANIALPDHGIDDGVWAALVRMEPERWAAAAVSVGRRRTFYAEKGQRLLEAHLIDVDEDLYGRKIRVEMAVKLRSQRVFPDIQSLTDQLRQDVQQAREWAASKYPGLVSPLDAYPPTTGSVALKMSYA; this comes from the coding sequence ATGATGAACGTCATCGAAGGCACCGTTGAACCGGGCGACCAGCGGGGCAGGCTCCTCGGGTTTCCCACCGCCAACATCGCCCTCCCCGATCACGGGATCGACGACGGCGTCTGGGCGGCGCTCGTGAGGATGGAACCTGAACGATGGGCAGCAGCCGCGGTGTCGGTCGGTCGCCGTCGCACCTTCTACGCGGAGAAAGGCCAGCGGCTGCTGGAAGCGCACCTTATCGACGTCGATGAGGATCTCTACGGACGGAAGATCCGTGTAGAGATGGCCGTAAAGCTCCGGAGCCAGCGGGTATTCCCGGACATCCAGTCCCTGACGGACCAACTGCGCCAGGACGTCCAACAGGCCCGCGAATGGGCCGCCTCCAAGTACCCCGGACTCGTGTCCCCGCTGGACGCGTATCCGCCTACCACGGGTTCTGTGGCATTGAAAATGAGCTACGCATAG